The following coding sequences are from one Candidatus Eremiobacterota bacterium window:
- a CDS encoding serine/threonine-protein kinase yields the protein MRSRELKAGDVLAGRYRITGVIGHGAYGIVYRADDMEVPGAQWAIKEIWEGALSEEERSEARILYEKEIAILRKLNHTGVPKVVDTFSYDTCHYLIMEYVEGKTLETLMEEGMPPLPVVVGWALKVCDILEYLHSLSPDPLIFRDLKPSNIMVTSRGRVILIDFGIARFFRAGRNKDTHILGTPGFSPPEQYGRSQSDQRSDIYSLGATFHHLLCGQDLAQFKFHVPPLRIFNTQVPRELSMVLAKCLAEAPEKRYQSVRILGEALRKVHQGLRKAEKEGSAPSGSPLFSFQALRDFLRGLAPLPFLWAAFIAFIILYMMTGFLSHIAELVPMTFAGLTYLTSAVISVVSFIGLFTAFRLKRYNILAASLISLMAVGYFYSRYPLTPVHPRRNADPLKDCSSALKSIAPALELYSMDNGGFYPLSLTDLTPRYMKKLPACPAAKAMTYGYMSSSNPRCYTLWCEGAYHERETGAEDFPQYDAVTGLMENPAAIPAPHLAEQEPSPSVTVVGPLSAAMSSPRASPEESGGPDAGELPSAPYEPTELSTPRGGPINMPSAQHAGRRPDEELMAEKYRDKQYYSACQFNIKRIATALEMYSTDNAGLYPPSLNVLVPAYIHRMPGCPLEDLPYGYSSLHPSKSSPPSCRIWCAGAHHREVTGRDDLPCYTSDKGFIDSNE from the coding sequence ATGAGAAGCAGGGAGCTGAAGGCCGGCGATGTTCTGGCGGGCCGTTACAGAATCACGGGAGTCATTGGCCATGGCGCCTATGGCATCGTCTACCGGGCCGATGACATGGAAGTGCCGGGGGCGCAGTGGGCAATCAAGGAAATATGGGAAGGCGCCCTGAGCGAAGAAGAGCGCTCTGAGGCCCGCATCCTTTATGAAAAAGAGATTGCCATCCTGAGAAAGCTCAATCATACGGGCGTTCCCAAGGTGGTGGACACTTTCTCATATGACACCTGCCATTACCTGATAATGGAATACGTAGAGGGGAAAACCCTTGAGACCCTCATGGAGGAAGGGATGCCGCCGCTCCCTGTCGTCGTGGGGTGGGCTCTCAAAGTCTGCGACATCCTTGAGTATCTCCACTCCCTGAGCCCCGATCCGCTTATTTTCAGGGACCTCAAGCCTTCGAACATCATGGTCACCTCGCGGGGCAGGGTCATCCTGATAGATTTCGGCATTGCCCGTTTTTTCAGGGCAGGCAGGAATAAGGACACCCATATCCTGGGGACGCCGGGCTTTTCGCCTCCCGAGCAGTACGGCAGGAGCCAGAGCGACCAGCGCAGTGATATCTACTCGCTGGGGGCCACCTTTCACCACCTTCTGTGCGGCCAGGACCTGGCGCAGTTCAAGTTCCATGTGCCGCCCCTCAGGATATTCAACACCCAGGTGCCTCGGGAGCTCTCAATGGTCCTGGCGAAATGCCTTGCCGAAGCGCCTGAGAAGAGGTACCAGAGTGTCAGGATCCTGGGAGAAGCCCTCAGAAAGGTGCACCAGGGCCTCAGAAAGGCCGAGAAGGAGGGCAGTGCCCCTTCCGGCTCCCCTCTGTTCTCATTTCAGGCTCTCAGGGACTTTCTCCGGGGGCTTGCTCCCCTGCCGTTCCTCTGGGCGGCCTTTATCGCATTCATTATCCTGTATATGATGACAGGCTTTCTCTCTCATATTGCTGAACTGGTACCGATGACTTTTGCGGGCCTGACCTACCTCACCTCTGCAGTAATATCGGTAGTTTCCTTCATTGGCCTCTTCACGGCATTCAGACTAAAAAGATATAATATTCTTGCCGCTTCCCTGATCAGTCTCATGGCGGTCGGCTACTTCTATTCAAGATATCCTCTTACCCCGGTTCATCCGAGGCGGAATGCCGATCCATTGAAGGACTGCTCCTCAGCCCTCAAAAGCATAGCCCCTGCCCTTGAGCTCTATTCAATGGACAACGGGGGATTCTATCCCCTGTCCCTCACGGACCTTACACCCCGTTACATGAAAAAGCTTCCCGCATGCCCCGCGGCAAAAGCAATGACTTATGGTTACATGAGTTCCAGCAATCCCCGCTGCTATACTCTCTGGTGCGAGGGAGCATATCATGAGAGGGAAACGGGGGCGGAGGACTTCCCCCAGTACGATGCCGTTACAGGCCTCATGGAGAATCCGGCGGCAATCCCGGCGCCTCACCTTGCAGAGCAGGAGCCCTCTCCATCAGTCACCGTCGTCGGCCCTCTTTCGGCAGCGATGTCTTCGCCCCGGGCCAGCCCTGAAGAATCCGGCGGTCCCGATGCCGGGGAGCTTCCTTCAGCGCCTTATGAACCCACGGAGCTTTCAACGCCCCGGGGAGGTCCCATCAATATGCCCTCGGCGCAGCATGCCGGGAGGAGGCCAGACGAGGAGCTCATGGCTGAAAAATACCGGGATAAGCAGTATTACTCCGCCTGCCAGTTCAACATAAAAAGGATCGCTACGGCGCTCGAGATGTATTCCACTGACAACGCGGGACTCTATCCCCCTTCACTCAATGTCCTCGTGCCTGCTTACATTCACCGGATGCCGGGGTGCCCCCTCGAGGACCTGCCCTATGGCTATTCTTCCTTGCACCCGTCGAAGAGCAGCCCTCCCTCATGCAGGATATGGTGCGCCGGGGCGCACCACCGCGAAGTGACGGGCAGGGATGACCTCCCCTGCTATACTTCTGACAAGGGGTTTATCGACAGCAATGAATAA